The following proteins are co-located in the Gigantopelta aegis isolate Gae_Host chromosome 5, Gae_host_genome, whole genome shotgun sequence genome:
- the LOC121373548 gene encoding uncharacterized protein LOC121373548, translated as MRIFNLVLVLSLFGLSQCILPLLAPIIGAAVGPLLQGLIGDIGALFSGKSGDLAIPNSKIKLHYNIHKCRLHIGKRAFLSGIERCKVTVCENQISHSCQSCTKHKQADALKCAMNAEVAHLQALAKG; from the exons ATGAGAATCT TTAACCTGGTACTAGTGTTGAGTCTGTTCGGCCTTTCCCAGTGCATACTCCCACTGCTGGCCCCAATTATCGGAGCGGCTGTTGGCCCCTTGCTTCAGGGTCTCATCGGTGATATCGGCGCTCTGTTCTCTGGCAAGAGTGGAGAC TTAGCAATCCCAAATTCCAAAATCAAACTGCACTACAACATCCACAAATGCCGTCTGCACATCGGAAAGAGAGCTTTCCTTAGCG GCATAGAGCGATGCAAGGTGACCGTTTGTGAGAACCAGATTTCCCACTCGTGTCAATCCTGTACGAAGCACAAGCAAGCTGATGCCCTGAAGTGCGCCATGAACGCCGAAGTCGCTCACCTCCAGGCACTTGCAAAGGGTTAA
- the LOC121373674 gene encoding uncharacterized protein C11orf98 homolog → MGLFSLMSNKKKTPKEKKKFRHRRQKKAELKKRRGPQVIEIKDMELLSKEQIKKKMKNTHVNITVSGKRRRKMLKRLRNQERANILAEAAVSKTNDKPSTSSTTAVSEEEDMTE, encoded by the exons ATGGGTTTGTTCAGTCTGATGAGTAACAAGAAAAAGACG ccgaaggagaagaagaagttCAGACACAGGAGACAGAAAAAAGCAGAGTTAAAGAAGAGAAGAGGACCCCAGGTCATAGAAATTAAAGATATGGAGCTGCTTAGTAAAGAGCAGATTAAGAAGAAAAT gaaaaatacacatgtaaatatTACAGTATCAGGCAAGAGGAGGAGAAAAATGCTTAAAAGACTGAGGAACCAAGAACGCGCGAACATTTTGGCAGAAG CTGCTGTTAGTAAGACGAACGACAAGCCTTCCACTTCATCCACCACGGCAGTATCAGAAGAAGAGGATATGACAGAATGA